The Flammeovirga pectinis genomic interval GGTGATTTAGTGGGGATGTTATCAGAGAAAGATTGTCTACATGTAATTTTAGAAAGTAGATATTTAAATTTCCCGGCAAGTCAGGGGTTAGTAAAAGACTATATGACGAAAACGGTAGCATCAATTTCAGCTGATAAAGATGTAGTAGAAGTTGCGATGATATTTGAAAATTCATCATTTCGACGCTATCCAATAGTAAAACGTGGGAAATTGATTGGTCAGGTTAGTAGAAGAGATATTCTTCGAGCAGCTGTTGACTTGAAATCAACAACGTGGTAGATATTGCCTTTAATAACTAGCTAGATATCGATTAATGATACAAAAAATGCCGGTGAGACATATAATCTCATCGGCATTTTTGTTTTATGAATATTTTCAAAAACTACTTCTTTGCAAAAAGCTGTAATTCAAGTTCTACATCATCAGAAATTGTTTTGTCACCTAAACCTTCAAAGAAAGATCCAGATCCATATTTAATTTCAAATTTAGTTCTATCAAAAGTAATATCAGCGATTGCATGCATAGTGCCATCATGCGACATTAATTGAGCAGGGAAAGTGATTGAATTAGTGATTCCTTTAATAGTTAAGTTACCAGTAACTTTAAGTTCTCCAGAATGTTCACCATTTTCTACTTTCGTAACTGCAAAATTTACAAATGGAAACTCAGCAGCGTTAAAGAAATCAGCACTGTGTAAATGACCTTTCAATTTAGCATTCATGCTATCGTCTACAGGAATATCATCTACTGTAAGTGTAGTAACATCCATATCAAAAGAACTACCTTTTGCTACAGTACCGTTTTTAATAATTACAGCACCTTCTTTAAGCATCATTTTACCAAAATGTTCACCAGTCACTTTTTTACCAGTCCATTTTATAAAGCTTTTTTGCGTGTCAACTTTGTAAGTACCATCACTCAATTTTACTTCATCATGTTTATGACTGTGTCCATGATCGTGGCTATGGCCTTCTTCTTGGTGCTCAGTACTCGATTTTTGTTCGCCACAAGAAATCATTCCAATTAAGAATAAAAAGGCGAATAGGATGTTTAAATTTTGTTTCATAAGTGTTAAAAGTTTAGTTGTGTTATTTACTCGGGTTTACTAACCGAAATAATGTTAGGATACATGGATAGAAATGGAATTCTAAAACCAACAATACTAAAATCATATTTTTTGCCATCTTGAATTTCAGCATAAACATCAGAAGAATTAAACTTGAACCAAATCCAAGTATCTGTGTTTTGAAAGGTATGAGGCTTGTTATTGGCATCTAATGCATAAATTAGATACTTATCGTTGTGTTGTTCACCTTGTTTTACAGAACCTCTAATACGTTCCGTTTTATTTACAGTTGCAGTAACTGTTCTTCTATTAACTTTTGGGAAAATCCAGCAGATAAAAAAGAAAACAACAACTGCAATGGCAATATAAAGATATTTTTTCATGATAATTATAATTTTTAATGGACCATTTTTAAAGGACCTTTTAACCTGTTTTTACGTTTTGTATTTTTCTCAATATACCTAATTTCAACTTTTGCTTTTTTATCATGTTTAAAATCAGGTTCCATAAGTGGTGATAGAGTAGAAGCTACTCCGCTCAAAACTGTTTTTACCCAATAATTAAAGATAAATTTATTTTGATTTCTTACGTTATAAATATGTCCTTGTTTCATTGATGGGAAACGAGGGTTTTCTTCACGAATCAATAAGTTTGCAACAGAACTAATAAAAGCCCTTCTTTTTAATTGGCCGCTTCTGTTTGTTTTATCTTTTAAAACATCAACCTCAAGGTTCTTATATCTAAA includes:
- a CDS encoding DUF1523 family protein — protein: MKKYLYIAIAVVVFFFICWIFPKVNRRTVTATVNKTERIRGSVKQGEQHNDKYLIYALDANNKPHTFQNTDTWIWFKFNSSDVYAEIQDGKKYDFSIVGFRIPFLSMYPNIISVSKPE
- a CDS encoding YceI family protein yields the protein MKQNLNILFAFLFLIGMISCGEQKSSTEHQEEGHSHDHGHSHKHDEVKLSDGTYKVDTQKSFIKWTGKKVTGEHFGKMMLKEGAVIIKNGTVAKGSSFDMDVTTLTVDDIPVDDSMNAKLKGHLHSADFFNAAEFPFVNFAVTKVENGEHSGELKVTGNLTIKGITNSITFPAQLMSHDGTMHAIADITFDRTKFEIKYGSGSFFEGLGDKTISDDVELELQLFAKK
- a CDS encoding CBS domain-containing protein, with protein sequence MNFTPKRVLENPHDIKPYPTVEKYMTKQLIVFKPSQNIEEAMEVLVEKKISGAPVVNEDGDLVGMLSEKDCLHVILESRYLNFPASQGLVKDYMTKTVASISADKDVVEVAMIFENSSFRRYPIVKRGKLIGQVSRRDILRAAVDLKSTTW